One window of Calypte anna isolate BGI_N300 chromosome 9, bCalAnn1_v1.p, whole genome shotgun sequence genomic DNA carries:
- the LOC115598756 gene encoding uncharacterized protein LOC115598756 yields MNRKKPTEEERKPPPKEGGSGERSGIRTPQVAVAKCPPNLILAPQRDGRHMCERLRCCACHFWNQMSIEGATHCLGATKPCAEEQLGKIPCDKDVDERAGGEKSAIQRCPPNLLLAPHKDGRQQMGERLRCHNHPWRDKDTHLGAVGEGAVRATFGTGSALKLSRVGGEGFMGLVTSDQQNRNSFSWCFRCPKQWWQWRSTLEREGAWYTTGLP; encoded by the exons ATGAATCGCAAGAAACCTAcggaggaggagaggaagccGCCCCCCAAAG AAGGCGGAAGCGGCGAGCGAAGCGGGATACGGACGCCGCAGGTGGCTGTGGCAAA gTGCCCTCCTAACCTCATTTTGGCACCCCAAAGAGATGGCAGGCACATGtgtgagaggctgag gTGCTGTGCGTGCCACTTTTGGAACCAGATGAGCATTGAAG gtgccacACACTGCCTTGGTGCTACAAAGCCATGTGCAGAGGAGCAGTTGGGGAAG atcccGTGTGACAAGGATGTAGatgaaagagcaggaggagagaagagcgCCATCCAAAG gtgtcctCCAAACCTACTTTTGGCCCCCCACAaggatggcaggcagcagatgggtgagaggctgag GTGCCACAACCATCCTTGGAGGGACAAAGACACACATTTAGGAGCggttggagaag gcgCTGTGCGTGCCACCTTTGGAACCGGATCGGCGTTGAAGTTGAGCCGAGTTGGTGGCGAGGGGTTCATGGGGCTGGTGACttctgatcagcagaacaggaactctTTCTCTTGGTGTTTCAGGTGCCCCAAGCAATGGTGGCAATGGCGTTCAACTCTGGAACGAGAAGGTGCGTGGTATACCACGGGGCTCCCTTGA